In Fibrobacter sp. UWH4, a single genomic region encodes these proteins:
- the tsaA gene encoding tRNA (N6-threonylcarbamoyladenosine(37)-N6)-methyltransferase TrmO, with amino-acid sequence MQISPIGKFYGDAVYKYDAPRQGRLFAGHPGCIELAAGQNFEMALRDLEGFERIWVIFQFHENEGWRPTTRPPVPPKGKDRVGTFASRSPYRPNPIGLSCVRLLKVEGLTLFVDEADLLNGTPVLDIKPYIPMADAFPDAKAGWVEEQVGDLWTVEMSDDFSAQHRWIVEHSDFNLESFAQVQLSRGNFSKDVFDSSRRRLTVDTSAHAGVLAYRTFRIHFSYDEPARCVLLQRISSGYSAEDLKPGAEDKYGDKELHRDFLCCRRPGTK; translated from the coding sequence ATGCAAATTTCCCCGATAGGCAAATTTTACGGTGACGCCGTATACAAATACGATGCTCCTCGACAAGGGCGACTGTTTGCGGGGCATCCTGGCTGTATCGAACTTGCTGCGGGGCAGAATTTCGAAATGGCGTTGCGGGATCTGGAAGGTTTTGAACGCATCTGGGTGATTTTTCAGTTCCATGAAAACGAGGGCTGGCGTCCGACGACACGCCCGCCCGTTCCTCCCAAGGGAAAAGACCGTGTTGGAACCTTTGCGAGTCGCAGCCCTTACCGTCCGAATCCGATTGGGCTTAGCTGTGTGCGCCTGCTGAAGGTGGAGGGCCTTACGTTATTTGTAGACGAGGCGGACTTGCTTAACGGGACCCCGGTGCTTGACATCAAGCCGTACATCCCGATGGCAGACGCTTTCCCCGATGCCAAAGCGGGCTGGGTCGAAGAACAGGTGGGCGACCTATGGACGGTCGAAATGTCCGATGATTTTTCGGCGCAGCATCGCTGGATTGTAGAACATAGCGATTTCAATCTCGAAAGTTTTGCGCAGGTGCAGCTTTCCCGCGGAAATTTCTCGAAAGATGTCTTTGACAGTTCCCGTCGCCGCTTGACCGTCGACACTTCCGCACATGCAGGTGTGCTTGCGTACCGCACTTTTCGTATCCATTTTAGCTACGACGAACCGGCCCGCTGCGTTCTCCTGCAACGCATTAGCAGCGGCTATTCAGCCGAAGATTTAAAGCCCGGTGCCGAAGACAAGTACGGTGACAAGGAACTTCATCGTGATTTCTTGTGTTGCCGTCGTCCTGGAACGAAGTGA
- a CDS encoding NUDIX hydrolase, whose amino-acid sequence MKPWKLLDTEYLVDAPWLKVAKEKCELPNGKVIDDFYTLWQPDWVLILARTSKGEWIMTEQYRHGTGKIALEFPAGIIDKGETPEQAALRELQEESGYGIEKQCVTLSEASKMRSRTGLDSSTPLRSAQNDTISYLGSFPVNPDRHRGRFHVVFIDNVVKNGCTHFDSTEEIESLLLSDEALQAKMADGSFNHPLQMAGYLKWKLSLK is encoded by the coding sequence ATGAAACCCTGGAAACTCTTGGATACGGAATACCTGGTAGACGCCCCATGGCTAAAAGTCGCCAAAGAAAAATGCGAATTGCCGAACGGAAAGGTAATTGACGACTTTTACACTTTATGGCAACCCGACTGGGTATTGATCTTGGCCCGGACCTCCAAAGGCGAATGGATCATGACGGAACAATACCGCCACGGAACAGGCAAAATCGCCCTAGAATTCCCTGCCGGGATTATTGACAAGGGCGAAACTCCGGAACAGGCCGCTCTGCGGGAATTGCAAGAAGAAAGCGGATATGGCATTGAGAAACAATGTGTCACCCTGAGCGAAGCATCGAAGATGCGAAGTCGAACGGGTCTAGATTCTTCGACTCCACTTCGTTCCGCTCAGAATGACACAATCAGTTACCTCGGCTCTTTTCCCGTGAATCCGGACAGGCACCGCGGTAGATTCCATGTCGTTTTCATAGACAATGTCGTCAAGAACGGCTGCACGCATTTCGACAGCACCGAAGAAATTGAAAGCCTACTGCTGAGTGACGAAGCCCTGCAGGCCAAAATGGCAGACGGTTCGTTCAATCACCCGCTCCAGATGGCCGGATATTTGAAGTGGAAGTTAAGCCTAAAATAA